Within Pseudomonas brassicacearum, the genomic segment CTTCAAGACCCTGCTCAACCGGCGCATGCGCAGCCTGTGCGGTGCGACAGCGGACTACGTCTGCACCCCTGCCGACCTGAACCACGCCGCGCCACCGACACATGGCTCGCTTGAGGTCATCGTGCATCCACTGGAATTGGACGAAGACTTTGGTGATGCCAGCCTGAGGCCAGGAGAGTCGTTGACCCAAGTACTACACAAGCGCCTGGCGGGCGTGCCCAAAGTCGCGTACGGCCGGACCACGCGGGTGGTGACGCTGGTTGAGTATGGGGATGTACATTGACAGGGACGCAGGAGGTGTCTGTGGCAAGCGACCCGTTCCCGCCACACTCCGTAAAAGCTGTGCAGAAGCGATGTAGAAGCTAGCTGTGTAGGAGCTGTGTAGGAGCTGTCGAGTGCAACGAGGCTGCGATCTTTCCCCTGCCCATTGAGTCGAAAGCGAAAGATCAAGATCAAGATCAAGATCAAGATCAAGATCAAGATCAAGATCAAAAGATCGCAGGCTTCGCCAGCTCCTACAGGTCCCAGCGCGAGCGCGCTTCCCTGGCCACGGCCGTCCGAAATCCCTGCGTCACTTTCGGAGAATCTGCTACAAGGCATCTTCTGTTTTCGAGTGGCGAATTGCGTCGATGCCTTTATCTTTATTCTCTCGCCTTCGGCGGCGCTGGCTGGCCTTCGTTGTCATGAGCGCCATGGTGGTCGGCCTGCCGGTGGGCTGTGCAGTGCTGCAGCATAAGGAACGCGAGCTGGTCTTTCGTATCGAGCCGGGGACGGCAAGCTGGTTCAGTGGGCTTCCCAGCGGCGTGCAGGAATTCGATCTCAGACCCAAGCGCTTCAAGGCCGGGGAAAACATCCACGGCTGGTGGTGGCCGGCCGAACGCAAGAATGCGCCGGCCATCCTGTACTTGCACGGTGTGCGTTGGAACTTGACCGGCCAGTTGTTTCGTATCCAGCAACTGAGGGCGCTAGGCTATTCGGTGCTGGCGATCGATTACCGTGGTTTTGGCAAAAGCCATGGGGATCTGCCGTCGGAAGCCAGCGTCTATGAAGATGCACGCATCGCCTGGGAACGCCTCAAAGTACTGCAACCGGACCCTGCCCTGCGGCTGATCTACGGTCATTCTCTGGGCGGTGCCGTCGCGGTGGACCTCGCTGCGCAGTTGGGCCAGGAGGCCGCGAAGAATGGCGGTGCCCAGGTCCGAGGCCTGGTCATCGAATCCACGTTCACCTCCCTGGGCGATGTCGCCACCGCGATGGCGAATACGTCCCTGCCGGTGCGCTGGTTGTTGTCGCAGAAATTCGACTCCATCGACAAGATCGGCGAGATCAACATGCCGCTGCTGGTGGTGCACGGCGCTGCCGATCGCTACGTACCGCCGCGCTTGAGCGAGCAACTGTTCAACGCCGCCCGTGAGCCCAAGCGCCTGCTGCTGGTACCGGGGGCGACGCATAACAACAGCATGAGCCTGGCGGGCCAGAACTACCGGCAAGCGCTGGACACATTGATGAAAGACAAGCCATCGCCCATGGCCGAGCGCCCCCAGGTAAGCTCGGCCAAGGCCGGCTAACGCACAGGTCCCCGGCTGACACCCAACACCTTCATTGACTGTCACACCGCTATCGCGAGCAAGCTTGGCTCCCACAGATTTACTCCACACAGTTCTCTGGTTGCTTACAAGATCAGTGTTCACCGCCGCCCCCTGTGGGAGCCGAGCTTGCTCGCGATAGCGGTGCAAACGCACCCAATAAAAACGGCACCTTTCGGTGCCGTTCGTTTTCACGCTTGGGGCTTTACTTGCGTGCCGCCTCCCACGATTTCAACAGCTCGGTGTAGCTCACCGTTTCACCCTTAGGCTTCTCGTTCGCCAGTTTCGGCTTCGGTGCGCCCGGTTGGTCGAACCAGTATTGCGCGTCGCGCTCAGGGTTCATTTTCGGAGCGCAGGTGGCTTGGGCCTTGGAGCGCTGCAGGCGAGTCATGATTGCGTCCTGGTCCTTGGCCAACCCGTCGAGGGCCTGCTGCGGGGTCTTCTCGCCGCTGGCAGCTTCGGCGATGTGGCTCCACCACAGTTGCGCCAGGCGAGGATAGTCCGGCACGTTGGTCCCGGTCGGGGTCCATTGCACGCGGGCCGGGCTGCGGTAGAACTCCACCAGGCCACCGAGTTTCGGCGCCAGGTCGGTCAGGGCCTGGGAGTTGATGTCCGACTCACGAATCGGCGTCAGGCCGACGATGGTCTTCTTCAGCGATACGGTCTTGGACGTCACGAACTGCGCGTAAAGCCAGGCGGCGAGTTTCTGCTTCTCCGGCGTAGACTTCATGAATGTCCAGGAACCCACGTCCTGATACCCCAGCTTCATGCCCTCTTCCCAGTACGGACCGCGCGGCGACGGTGCCATGCGCCATTTCGGCGTGCCATCGGCGTTCATCACCGGCAGGCCCGGCTTGGTCATGTCGGCGGTGAAAGCGGTGTACCAGAAAATCTGCTGGGCGATGTTGCCCTGGGACGGTACCGGGCCGGATTCGGAGAAGGTCATGCCCGCCGCTTCCGGTGGTGCGTATTTCTTCATCCAGTCCACGTATTTGGTGGTGGCGAACACCGCCGCCGGCCCGTTGGTATCGCCGCCGCGGGTCACGCTGGAGCCGACCGGATGGCAATCTTCGACACGAATGCCCCACTCGTCCACCGGCAAACCGTTGGGCAGGCCCTTGTCGCCGCCGCCGGCCATGGAGAACCAGGCGTCGGTGAAGCGCCAGCCCAGGGAGGGGTCTTTCTTGCCGTAGTCCATGTGGCCGTAGACGCGCTTGCCGTCGATCTCCTTGACGTCTTCGGAGAAGAACTTGGCGATGTCTTCATAGGCCGACCAGTTCACCGGTACGCCCAGCTCGTAGCCGTATTTCTCCTTGAACTTGGCCTTGAGCTCGGGACGCTCGAACCAGTCGGCGCGGAACCAGTACAAGTTGGCGAATTGCTGGTCGGGCAGTTGATAGATCTTGCCGTCCGGCGCGGTGGTGAAGGAAATGCCGATGAAGTCCTTGAGGTCCAGGGTCGGCGAGGTGAAATCCTTGCCTTCGTTGGCCATCAGGTCAGTGATCGACTCGGTCTTGCCGTAGCGAAAGTGCGTACCGATCAGGTCCGAGTCGTTGACCCAGCCGTCATAGATGTTCTTGTCCGACTGCATCTGGGTCTGCAGCTTCTCCACCACGTCGCCTTCCTGGAGCAGGTCGTGGGTCAACTGGATCCCGGTGATTTCGGTAAAGGCCTTGGCCAGTACCTTGGACTCGTATTCGTGGGTGGCGATGGTTTCCGACACCACGTTGATTTTCATGCCGCGAAACGGCTGGGCGGCCTTGATGAACCACTTGAGTTCTTCGAGCTGCTGCTCGGCTGTCAGGGTCGACGGCTTGAATTCACTGCCGATCCATTTTTTAGCGGCGTCTTCATAGGCGTCGGCCCAGGCCGCAGCACTCAGCCCGCTGAGTGCCAGCATGGCTGCCAATGAAACGCTATGTCGCAGCTTATTGTTTTTATTGAACATAGAGACCTCCTGTTTGGGTTTAAGAGCCTGATCGTCGAACCTTCGACGGTGGCCTGTACGGTTAACTCGAGTGCACGAATTAGCCACGCAGGCCACTCAGCCCCACCGCATCACTGCCAACAGCCACACCAAGGACAACGCGAACGCTATCCAGATGCTCCAGTCGGTAGCACCGATCACCAGCATATGCAGGTAGGCGCTACCGAGAAGACCGATAAACAACCGATCGCCCCGGGTCGTGGCAATCGGCAGGAAACCGCGCCGAGGGATGCTCGGCGAACGCAGTTCCCACGTGGTCATGCCTGCCAGCAGCAAGGCAATGACCCCAAAGAATGCCGCCGTGGGGGCGGTCCAGTTCATCCATTCCATCATCGACTCCTCAGACCCGGCCCAGGGCAAAGCCCTTGGCCACGTGGTTGCGAACGAACCAGATCACCAGCATGC encodes:
- a CDS encoding alpha/beta hydrolase, with translation MPLSLFSRLRRRWLAFVVMSAMVVGLPVGCAVLQHKERELVFRIEPGTASWFSGLPSGVQEFDLRPKRFKAGENIHGWWWPAERKNAPAILYLHGVRWNLTGQLFRIQQLRALGYSVLAIDYRGFGKSHGDLPSEASVYEDARIAWERLKVLQPDPALRLIYGHSLGGAVAVDLAAQLGQEAAKNGGAQVRGLVIESTFTSLGDVATAMANTSLPVRWLLSQKFDSIDKIGEINMPLLVVHGAADRYVPPRLSEQLFNAAREPKRLLLVPGATHNNSMSLAGQNYRQALDTLMKDKPSPMAERPQVSSAKAG
- a CDS encoding extracellular solute-binding protein codes for the protein MFNKNNKLRHSVSLAAMLALSGLSAAAWADAYEDAAKKWIGSEFKPSTLTAEQQLEELKWFIKAAQPFRGMKINVVSETIATHEYESKVLAKAFTEITGIQLTHDLLQEGDVVEKLQTQMQSDKNIYDGWVNDSDLIGTHFRYGKTESITDLMANEGKDFTSPTLDLKDFIGISFTTAPDGKIYQLPDQQFANLYWFRADWFERPELKAKFKEKYGYELGVPVNWSAYEDIAKFFSEDVKEIDGKRVYGHMDYGKKDPSLGWRFTDAWFSMAGGGDKGLPNGLPVDEWGIRVEDCHPVGSSVTRGGDTNGPAAVFATTKYVDWMKKYAPPEAAGMTFSESGPVPSQGNIAQQIFWYTAFTADMTKPGLPVMNADGTPKWRMAPSPRGPYWEEGMKLGYQDVGSWTFMKSTPEKQKLAAWLYAQFVTSKTVSLKKTIVGLTPIRESDINSQALTDLAPKLGGLVEFYRSPARVQWTPTGTNVPDYPRLAQLWWSHIAEAASGEKTPQQALDGLAKDQDAIMTRLQRSKAQATCAPKMNPERDAQYWFDQPGAPKPKLANEKPKGETVSYTELLKSWEAARK
- a CDS encoding DUF2160 domain-containing protein, yielding MEWMNWTAPTAAFFGVIALLLAGMTTWELRSPSIPRRGFLPIATTRGDRLFIGLLGSAYLHMLVIGATDWSIWIAFALSLVWLLAVMRWG